Below is a genomic region from Kribbella qitaiheensis.
TGCGACGTGTTCGCCGACCTGTGCGCGACCGCTGGGCAGCCGTTCCCGACCGGCACCTACTCTGTCCAGACCGGCCGGGGCGGGTTCCATCTGTACTTCACCACCCCGGCTGGGGTGGAGCTCCGCAACACCGGCGGTGGGCGCGGCCGGGGACTTGGGTGGCTGGTCGATACCCGCGCGGCCGGCGGCTACGTCGTCGCGGCCGGATCGGTTGTCGAGGGCAACCGCTACGACCTGGTCCACGATGTGCCCGCGGCGCCATTGCCGACCTGGCTGGCCGAACGCCTCACCGCCCCGCTGGTGGCACCGGCTCCGGTGCTGCCGGTGCAGTTGCGTACCGCGCGCCGTTCGGCTTACCTCGACCGGGCCGTGACCGACGAGTGCCGCCACGTCGTCACCGCCGCATCAGAAGCGCACAACGCCGCCCTGTTCATGGCCGCGCAGAACCTGGGCCGCCTGGTCGCCGGAGGCGCCCTGCCCGAAGCCGACGTGTACGCCGCACTGCTCGACGCCGAACGGCGCCTCGCCGCGACCTGCACCGAGCCACACACCGAAACCCAAGCCCACAAGACGATCACGTCCGGCCTGCGCGCCGGTGCGAAGCGCCCCCGGAAGGTAGCTGCCTGATGGGCGTGGAATTCTTCCTCGGCACGCACGAACCGGGCTGGCTGAACTGGTCACCGGTACCGCTGTTCGTGTCCGACCGGCGGCTGCGCCGCTACCGGCGCCTGCCTCGCGCGGCCACTCGTTGGGCGCTGGACTCGGGCGGCTTCACCGAACTCGACACCCACGGCAACTGGGACCACGGGCCGACCCCCGTCGCCTATGTGGCCGCGGTCCGCCGCTACCGCGATGAGATCGGGCAGTTGGCATGGGCCGCCCCGCAAGACTGGATGTGCGAACCGTGGGTCACCACCAAAACCGGATTGACGATCGCCGAGCACCAACGTCGCACCGTGGGCAACTACCTGACCCTCCGAGCGCTGGCACCTGACCTGCCGTTCGTGCCCGTCGTGCAGGGCTGGCAGGTGCGCGACTACCTGACCTGCGTGGAGATGTACGCCGCCGCCGGCGTTGACCTCACCACCGCGCAGGTGGTTGGACTGGGGTCGGTCTGCCGGCGCCAAGCCACCAGCGAAGCCGCCGACATCGTGGATGCCCTGCACTCAGTCGGAGTCGGCAGACTCCACGGATTCGGCATCAAAATCCTCGGGCTTCGTCGCTACGGCCAACGCCTCGCCTCAGCCGACTCCATGGCCTGGTCCATCGCCGCCCGCTACGAACTCCCACTGCCCGGATGCACCCACGCCAGTTGTGCGAACTGCGCCCGGTACGCGCTCGCTTGGCGTGCCAACGTCGTCGCCTCCATCCCCACCCACGAGCCCCTATCCCTCTTCGATCGAGAGGCCGCCTGATGGCCACCGCTCCCGCACTGACTGCCCTGTCGCTGGGGGCTGGAGTGCAGTCCACCGCACTGCTGCTGCTCGCCGCCGAAGGAGTGTTGCCGCGCCCGGACGTGGCGATCTTTGCCGACACCGGATGGGAGCCGGCCGCGGTCTACGCGCAACTCGACCGGCTCGCCGCCATCGCCAAGGCGGCCGGAATCGAGCTCCACCGCGTCAGCAAAGGCAACCTGCGCGACGACGCCACCGACCCCGCCCACCGCTACGCCTCCGTGCCGTACTTCATCCGCAACCCCGACGGCACCAACGGCATCGGGCCGGCGCCAATGCACGAGCGAATACAAGCTCGCGCCGATTACCCGCAAGGTCCGCGAACTGCTCGGAGCCACCCCACCGCAGTTTCGGCGTGTGCCAGCCGGGCGAGTGTGTGAGCAGTGGATCGGGTTCTCCACCGACGAGATCGGCCGCGTATCCGACCGCCAAAAGGTCCGGTACCTGACGAACCGATATCCACTGCTGGAATTGGGGATGTCGCGCAAAGACTGCCAGCGATGGCTGGCCGGCCGCGGCTGGGGCGACACGGTCAAGTCAGCCTGTATCGGCTGCCCGTTCCACGGCAACCGAGCCTGGCGAGACCTGCGCGACAACCAGCCCAACGAATGGGCCGACGCCGTCGCGTTCGACGCAGCGATCCGACACGGAGGAGCCCGCGGCTCCGGCCTGCGCGGCACCGCCTACCTGCACGCCTCCCGGGTGCCACTCGACCAGGCACCGATCGACCGAATCACCCGCACTGAACGCAAAGACGACCAGGTGGACCTGTTCGACGTACTCGCCGAACAAGG
It encodes:
- a CDS encoding bifunctional DNA primase/polymerase, with protein sequence MIPNLRTALDAARRGWPVFPLRPGSKVPAMPEWETNATTDTDRIAGYWLRHRAHGVAIACGPARLVVVDLDQPKPGKATPAEWDRPGITDGCDVFADLCATAGQPFPTGTYSVQTGRGGFHLYFTTPAGVELRNTGGGRGRGLGWLVDTRAAGGYVVAAGSVVEGNRYDLVHDVPAAPLPTWLAERLTAPLVAPAPVLPVQLRTARRSAYLDRAVTDECRHVVTAASEAHNAALFMAAQNLGRLVAGGALPEADVYAALLDAERRLAATCTEPHTETQAHKTITSGLRAGAKRPRKVAA
- a CDS encoding DUF7221 family queuine tRNA-ribosyltransferase-like protein, whose translation is MGVEFFLGTHEPGWLNWSPVPLFVSDRRLRRYRRLPRAATRWALDSGGFTELDTHGNWDHGPTPVAYVAAVRRYRDEIGQLAWAAPQDWMCEPWVTTKTGLTIAEHQRRTVGNYLTLRALAPDLPFVPVVQGWQVRDYLTCVEMYAAAGVDLTTAQVVGLGSVCRRQATSEAADIVDALHSVGVGRLHGFGIKILGLRRYGQRLASADSMAWSIAARYELPLPGCTHASCANCARYALAWRANVVASIPTHEPLSLFDREAA